The genomic segment CCAATAAACCGAAAGTGCAAGAAGAATTTTTACATCTGTTGAATTCGCTGTTTGAACAACGCAAACAGATTATTTTAACCTCCGATGTGCTACCGAAAAACATTGATAAAATTGACACGGCGATTAAATCCCGTTTAAGCGGCGGTATTAGTGCGACCATTGAGCCACCTGAATTGGAAACCCGAGTGGCAATTCTTCGCCAAAAAGCCTTAGAACGTGGAGCAGATTTGCAAGAAGATGCCGCCTATTTAATGGGGCAAAAACTCCGAACCAATGTGCGTGAATTGGAGGGAGCATTAAACCGTGTAATTGCGTGGCAAAAATTGACCCTTCGCCCGATTACGGTTGATGCGGTGCGTGAAACCTTGCAAGATCTGTTTGCCTCTTTCGATTACTTGATTACGATTGAAAATATTCAACGCATTGTAGCCGAATATTACGGCATAAAAGTTGCCGATATTAAATCGAAAAGTCGGGCAAGAAGCATTGCCCGTCCTCGCCAAATGGCAATGGCACTGGCAAAAGAGCTAACCAACCATAGCTTGCCGGAAATTGGTCGGGAATTTGGCGGTCGGGATCATACTACCGTGATGCACGCCTGCAAAACCATTAATGAATTACGCGATACCGAAAGCGGTATCCAAGAAGATTATATCCATTTAACACGCAAATTATCATCTTAGCCCGATGAAGGAATGATTATGCAAATTACCATTACCAGAGAACAATTACTTAAGCCTTTACAACAGGTGTGTGGCGTATTAAGTAGCCGTCCGACTTTGCCTGTTATTAACAATCTTTTATTAGAAATTGAAGGTAATCGTCTATCTTTAACCGGCACCGACTTAGAAGTGGAATTAACCACCCAAGCACAACTGCTACAAGCGGTCGATTTTGCCGGAAAATTTACCATTCCGGCGAAAAAATTCCTTGATATCAGCAAAAGCCTACCTGATGACAGCGTGATTTCGGTACAATTTGAAGAAGATAAAGCCATTATCAAAGCAGGGCGTAGTAAATTTAGTTTAGCTACATTACCGGCAAGTGATTACCCGAATTTGATGGATTGGAAACCGGAAGTGGATTTCTCAATTGATCAATCTACCCTTGCCCGTCTGATTGATGCGACCCAATTCTCAATGGCGAACCAAGATGCCCGTTATTTCTTAAACGGAATGAAATTTGAAACCGAAGGCAATTTATTACGCACCGTTGCCACAGACGGACACCGTTTAGCCGTTTGCACAATGGTGCTAAATCAAGAGCTTTTGACCCATTCGGTTATCGTGCCACGCAAAGCCGTACTTGAGCTTTCCCGTTTGGTTTCCAGCAACGATGAAACCGTGCGTTTGGAAATCGGTTCAAGCAATATCCGTATTACAATGAACGGCATTGTGTTTACCTCTAAACTGATTGACGGCAGATTCCCGGATTACCGCCGAGTTCTGCCTCGCAATGCAGACCGTATTCTAGAAGCGGAAACCGAAACCCTCAAACGGGCATTAATGCGTGCGGCGATTCTTTCTAATGAGAAATTTAGAGGGGTGCGTTTAACCTTAAGCAATAATTTACTCAAAATTACCGCCAACAACCCGGAGCAAGAAGAGGCGGAAGAGATCATTGATGTTGCCTACGACAGCCCGGAAATGGAAGTCGGCTTTAACGTTAGCTATGTATTAGATGTGTTAAACACTTTAAAATGCCAACGTGTGCGTTTTAGCTTAGTTGATTCAAGTTCCAGTTGCTTAATTGAAGATTGCGATAACAGCTCTGCCGAATATGTGATTATGCCGATGCGTTTATAATTCACAGCAACACTAAACCAACAAAAAAGCCTGATTGATTTTATTTCAATCAGGTTTTGTTTTTATAAGTTATTCAAACGTACATCAATTAAGGTTTGTTCCTGAGGATTTGCGGTCGTTTTAGCTTGCTCATAAGCACTTTTCGCCGCAGGAATATCGCCTTTTGCTGCAAGAATATCGCCTGTTAGAATTTGCTTACGCAATTCCCACGCTTTATCTTGAATTTGAGCCAGACTTGCCAGTGCTTCATCGTAAGATTTTAATTGAAAGTCAATTTGAGCCAAACGAAAACGCGCGATCGATTGTAAGGTTGAATCTGAATGAGCTAAGACTGACTGTAACGCTGTTTTAGCCGCAGAAAAATCCCTTTTTTCGACCGCTTGTTTAGCCGTTTCAAATTGGGCAAAAGCGGCATAGCTTGAATCTTTATTATCCGCAATAAATTTCTCGACAAGCGGTTGGTTTTTGCTTGGATTTTGCAAATAACTCTCCATTACACTTTGGTATGAAGCGGATGTTTTTTGTGCCGTTTCAAGCTGGTGATTTTTCCAAAAATTCCAGCCGGCAGTTGCTGCACAAGCTAAAATAATCGCCACCAAAATCGGTGTGCCGTTCTCTTTAAACCAATTTTTGGCATCTTCAAATTGCTGCTCTTCGGTTTTATTTAAATATTCGTTACTCATCTTTTTCTCCTAAAATCGTTTAAATAGCTCAGCAATCAGCTCTGATTGAGCAATCGTGATTTGTTCTGCTCCTGAACGCAAATCTTTGATAACAACTTGCTTTTCAGCCACTTCGCTTTCGCCAATCACTAAGGCAATTTGGGCTTCTACTTTATCTGCACGTTTAAATTGTTTTTGGAATTTACCGCCGGAACAGTGTGTCATTACGCCAACGTGTGGCAATTCGCTACGAATCTGCTCGGCAAGTTGGAAGGCATTTAGTGTTGCCCCTTCACCGGAGAATACGATATACACATCCACCGCTTTTGGTAAATTAATCTCTTTATTTACCTCTTGCACCAACAGCACTAA from the Mannheimia haemolytica genome contains:
- the dnaN gene encoding DNA polymerase III subunit beta, coding for MQITITREQLLKPLQQVCGVLSSRPTLPVINNLLLEIEGNRLSLTGTDLEVELTTQAQLLQAVDFAGKFTIPAKKFLDISKSLPDDSVISVQFEEDKAIIKAGRSKFSLATLPASDYPNLMDWKPEVDFSIDQSTLARLIDATQFSMANQDARYFLNGMKFETEGNLLRTVATDGHRLAVCTMVLNQELLTHSVIVPRKAVLELSRLVSSNDETVRLEIGSSNIRITMNGIVFTSKLIDGRFPDYRRVLPRNADRILEAETETLKRALMRAAILSNEKFRGVRLTLSNNLLKITANNPEQEEAEEIIDVAYDSPEMEVGFNVSYVLDVLNTLKCQRVRFSLVDSSSSCLIEDCDNSSAEYVIMPMRL
- the dnaA gene encoding Chromosomal replication initiator protein DnaA — its product is MSSLWSDCLNHLQTKVSPTDYSTWLRPLQASSENGELTLYAQNQFVENWVKDKFLSEITELARFLSKNDNLVVTLKVGIKPTEQPKVSPSLKNESSEFSNTGFKTGLNPNQTFDNFVQGRSNQLAKLVAQQVVDNLGESHCNPLSFYAGTGLGKTHLLHAIGNELVKRTPGTRVLYIHLERFYRDIIKAINSSNNDAEKIKKFYRSLDVLMIDDIQFLANKPKVQEEFLHLLNSLFEQRKQIILTSDVLPKNIDKIDTAIKSRLSGGISATIEPPELETRVAILRQKALERGADLQEDAAYLMGQKLRTNVRELEGALNRVIAWQKLTLRPITVDAVRETLQDLFASFDYLITIENIQRIVAEYYGIKVADIKSKSRARSIARPRQMAMALAKELTNHSLPEIGREFGGRDHTTVMHACKTINELRDTESGIQEDYIHLTRKLSS